In one Bacteroidota bacterium genomic region, the following are encoded:
- a CDS encoding GDP-mannose 4,6-dehydratase, whose product MRYLITGGAGFIGSHLADHLIEQGHHVHIIDNLSTGRLENIQHLFHHNRFESTIADILDYHTLEQHISRCDQVFHLAAAVGVRLIMEQPVETIVTNVQGTENILKLASYYGKKVLLASTSEVYGKLMETSEDIESLSETDDWTLGPTTKRRWAYACSKAIDEFLALAYFEEKQLPVVIARFFNTVGPRQTGRYGMVIPNFVQSALANEPISVFGDGEQSRCFTYVGDAIRAITQLMDHDGAEGQVFNIGSNQEITINELAERVRTLAKSESSIQHIPYEKTYGPGFEDMRRRTPNINKIQQTIGYKPSYDVDAILRDVIAYFRLAKSAAFSAEANQEMSKQLHRNGHPITPLPL is encoded by the coding sequence ATGAGATACCTCATTACGGGAGGAGCAGGCTTTATTGGAAGTCACCTGGCTGATCATCTTATCGAGCAAGGCCACCATGTCCATATTATAGACAACCTGTCTACTGGCCGTTTAGAAAATATACAGCACCTCTTTCATCACAACCGTTTCGAGTCAACGATAGCTGATATTCTCGATTACCACACCCTTGAGCAACATATTTCAAGGTGTGACCAGGTTTTTCACCTTGCTGCTGCAGTGGGTGTTCGTCTGATAATGGAGCAACCTGTCGAGACGATTGTCACAAATGTACAGGGTACCGAGAATATTCTGAAGCTGGCCAGTTATTACGGAAAAAAAGTTTTGCTTGCCTCCACGTCTGAAGTTTACGGAAAGTTGATGGAAACAAGTGAGGATATTGAAAGCCTTTCTGAGACCGATGACTGGACCCTTGGGCCGACAACAAAGCGGCGTTGGGCCTATGCCTGTTCAAAGGCAATCGACGAATTTCTTGCCCTTGCCTACTTTGAAGAGAAACAGCTTCCTGTTGTCATTGCTCGCTTTTTCAATACGGTAGGCCCGCGCCAAACAGGCCGTTATGGCATGGTAATCCCGAACTTCGTCCAAAGCGCCTTGGCTAATGAGCCCATTTCTGTATTTGGCGATGGGGAACAGTCTCGCTGCTTCACCTACGTCGGCGATGCCATTCGCGCAATCACCCAGTTGATGGATCATGATGGCGCTGAAGGCCAGGTGTTTAATATTGGCAGTAACCAGGAAATTACGATAAATGAATTGGCTGAGCGTGTTCGTACGCTCGCCAAAAGCGAATCATCCATTCAGCATATTCCATACGAAAAAACGTACGGACCTGGTTTTGAAGATATGCGCCGGCGCACACCCAATATCAACAAAATCCAACAGACCATAGGATATAAACCATCTTATGATGTAGATGCTATCCTCCGCGATGTCATCGCATATTTCCGCCTGGCCAAGTCTGCGGCCTTTTCTGCGGAAGCCAATCAAGAAATGTCCAAGCAGTTACACCGGAATGGGCATCCAATTACGCCACTCCCCCTGTAA
- the wecB gene encoding UDP-N-acetylglucosamine 2-epimerase (non-hydrolyzing), with protein sequence MSIKIFNVVGARPNFMKIGPLHRAYRQFGDIHSVIVHTGQHYDERMSDVFFRQLELPEPDIYLGVGSGSHAAQTARIMISFEGALMEHKPDLVLVVGDVNSTVACSLVAAKCHIPVAHVEAGLRSGDRKMPEEINRIVTDSISDHLFVTEQSGLDNLRHEGVPEDKIHFVGNVMIDSLVHFREKAAENQILHELAVQSKQYVLVTMHRPANVDNPESLLKVIETLERLTPLRPVVMPMHPRTRIRLDAFGYMDRFRAIPNLIVTEPLGYLEFLKLMDNAALLVTDSGGIQEETTFLKVPCLTLRESTERPITMELGTNELMELDPNAIAARVTAILSGDRKAGEIPPLWDGNTATRIAGILEQILRPTIA encoded by the coding sequence ATGTCTATTAAAATATTTAACGTTGTCGGCGCCCGGCCTAACTTCATGAAAATTGGCCCGCTCCACCGCGCGTATCGGCAATTTGGAGATATCCATTCGGTCATAGTGCATACCGGACAGCACTATGACGAGCGAATGAGTGATGTATTCTTTCGGCAACTTGAACTGCCCGAGCCAGATATTTATTTGGGTGTGGGTAGCGGTTCTCATGCCGCGCAAACCGCGCGTATCATGATTTCGTTTGAAGGTGCGCTGATGGAGCACAAGCCCGACCTGGTATTGGTGGTAGGGGATGTGAATTCTACTGTAGCCTGTAGCCTTGTTGCGGCGAAGTGCCATATTCCGGTTGCGCACGTGGAAGCCGGCCTGCGCAGTGGCGATCGCAAAATGCCTGAAGAAATCAACCGTATCGTTACGGATTCGATTTCCGACCACCTTTTTGTTACCGAGCAAAGCGGACTCGATAATCTCCGCCACGAAGGTGTGCCAGAAGATAAAATCCACTTTGTGGGCAATGTGATGATCGATTCGCTGGTGCATTTTCGGGAAAAAGCTGCTGAGAACCAGATTTTGCACGAACTGGCGGTACAGTCGAAACAATATGTCCTGGTTACGATGCACCGGCCGGCAAATGTGGACAATCCGGAGAGTTTGCTTAAGGTGATCGAAACACTCGAGCGGCTTACTCCATTGCGCCCGGTTGTTATGCCCATGCATCCGCGTACGCGTATCCGGTTAGACGCGTTCGGGTACATGGATCGTTTTCGCGCCATCCCTAATTTGATTGTCACGGAGCCGCTAGGGTATCTCGAATTTCTCAAGCTGATGGACAACGCGGCATTGCTCGTAACCGACTCAGGGGGGATCCAGGAAGAGACAACCTTCCTTAAAGTTCCATGTCTTACCCTTCGTGAATCCACCGAGCGACCGATCACAATGGAACTGGGGACCAACGAGTTGATGGAGCTCGACCCGAATGCAATAGCAGCACGCGTGACCGCCATTTTATCTGGTGACAGGAAGGCCGGAGAGATCCCACCACTTTGGGATGGTAACACGGCAACTCGCATTGCCGGTATTCTGGAACAGATATTGAGGCCTACGATAGCCTGA
- a CDS encoding sulfotransferase, which produces MKIAVDRVKNWVFVTGEIRGGTTFVGKILSLPLEVDYIHEPFNIRCGMPGMTKRWRYVKPSLDTPGMQEIHEAASRIFSYNFSLRNSPFENEAIHRRIIKQLVGTRGPYYLRLAKMNPFHRHAVIKDPTGTLLAEYLHVHFGVKPVIVIRHPASFVASLRRAGWWPDVRKILDGQPELVADHLNGSLDSWFNKDSDDLQNAAAHWRLLTQVVVNQAKKYDGWELVKLEDLSNNPVEEFKALYGRLGLPWSESVKKKIINTTQVKGKAEVKNNLVQDFKRDSAKIFELRRNSLTKEERRKIFDVVKDVALEFYSEESFSL; this is translated from the coding sequence ATGAAAATCGCGGTTGACCGTGTAAAGAACTGGGTCTTTGTCACAGGAGAAATTCGTGGAGGGACTACCTTTGTCGGTAAGATTCTCAGCTTGCCCCTGGAGGTTGACTATATCCATGAGCCTTTCAATATTCGGTGTGGTATGCCCGGCATGACCAAGCGGTGGCGTTATGTCAAACCTTCGCTTGATACGCCCGGCATGCAGGAAATCCATGAAGCCGCTTCGCGTATCTTCTCCTACAATTTCAGCCTGCGCAATTCCCCCTTCGAAAATGAAGCCATCCATCGCAGGATCATAAAGCAACTCGTAGGCACACGCGGGCCCTATTATTTGCGACTTGCCAAAATGAACCCTTTTCACCGGCATGCAGTCATCAAGGACCCAACCGGCACCTTACTCGCTGAATATCTGCACGTACATTTTGGCGTCAAGCCCGTCATTGTTATCCGACATCCGGCATCATTTGTTGCCAGCTTGCGCCGCGCAGGTTGGTGGCCAGATGTAAGGAAAATTCTCGATGGCCAACCCGAACTGGTGGCAGACCACCTCAATGGCAGCCTCGATTCATGGTTCAATAAAGACAGTGATGATCTCCAGAATGCAGCTGCACACTGGCGACTGCTAACACAGGTAGTGGTCAATCAGGCCAAAAAATACGACGGATGGGAATTGGTCAAACTCGAGGACTTGAGCAACAATCCTGTTGAAGAGTTCAAAGCTTTGTACGGGCGCCTTGGACTACCGTGGTCAGAATCGGTTAAGAAGAAAATCATCAACACCACGCAGGTAAAAGGTAAAGCCGAGGTAAAAAACAACCTCGTTCAGGATTTCAAGCGAGACAGCGCAAAAATCTTTGAACTCCGGCGCAACTCACTAACCAAAGAAGAGCGCCGAAAAATTTTCGATGTCGTGAAAGACGTTGCGCTCGAATTTTACTCGGAAGAGAGCTTTTCCCTCTAG
- a CDS encoding isoamylase early set domain-containing protein: protein MIRKKKVSDDTTEVTFILPAPIEGQIVSVVGDFNDWQPDALHFKASTDNTFAATTTLPAGQQYIFRYLTEHGRWFDEDAADGFQPNDYGSGNCLLYT from the coding sequence ATGATTCGCAAGAAAAAGGTGTCTGATGACACAACCGAGGTAACGTTCATTTTGCCTGCCCCCATCGAAGGTCAGATTGTATCTGTGGTGGGAGATTTTAACGATTGGCAACCGGATGCGCTTCATTTTAAGGCAAGTACTGACAATACGTTTGCGGCCACAACAACGCTTCCTGCGGGCCAACAGTATATCTTTCGATATTTAACCGAGCACGGGCGATGGTTTGATGAAGATGCAGCAGACGGCTTTCAGCCCAATGATTATGGGTCTGGTAATTGTTTGCTGTATACCTGA
- a CDS encoding NAD(P)H-hydrate epimerase — protein sequence MDNIPYLSTDQMVEVDRAMIEDYNILLIQMMENAGRNLAALARSRFLGGDPRGRDVVVLVGKGGSGGGGMVCARRLHNWGASVQVYTTAPVEDFSGVPAHQLDILKRMGISVTTEAGPADTHPDLIVDAIIGYSLKGNPRGRAGALISWANTSKAPVLSLDVPSGIDTATGEVHTPAVKADATMTLALPKNGLRGEAVKAQVGEAYLADISVPPALYGNRTLNLGVSAVFAREDIVRLW from the coding sequence ATGGACAACATCCCCTATCTCTCCACCGACCAGATGGTCGAAGTGGACCGTGCGATGATCGAGGATTACAACATCCTCCTGATTCAAATGATGGAGAACGCCGGCCGCAACCTGGCAGCGCTGGCACGCAGCCGCTTTTTGGGTGGTGATCCCCGGGGCCGGGATGTTGTGGTGCTGGTAGGGAAGGGTGGAAGTGGCGGCGGCGGGATGGTTTGCGCGCGCAGGCTCCACAATTGGGGGGCTTCCGTTCAGGTTTATACCACGGCGCCAGTCGAAGACTTTTCCGGTGTGCCGGCCCATCAACTGGATATATTGAAGCGGATGGGCATCTCTGTTACTACAGAAGCTGGACCAGCAGACACCCACCCTGACTTGATTGTAGACGCAATCATTGGATACAGCTTGAAAGGGAATCCGCGAGGCCGGGCTGGCGCGTTGATCTCATGGGCTAATACAAGCAAGGCCCCTGTATTGAGCCTGGATGTGCCTTCCGGCATTGACACGGCAACAGGGGAGGTGCATACACCTGCGGTGAAGGCTGATGCAACCATGACCCTGGCGCTACCCAAAAACGGGTTGCGAGGGGAAGCGGTCAAGGCACAAGTGGGGGAGGCGTACCTGGCTGATATCAGTGTGCCGCCGGCTTTGTATGGAAATAGGACGCTTAATCTTGGCGTCAGCGCCGTGTTTGCCCGCGAAGATATTGTACGGTTGTGGTAA
- the zwf gene encoding glucose-6-phosphate dehydrogenase: protein MFDEYVAPHVFVVFGATGDLMQRKLLPALYHLANEGNLGERFKILGIARNEMDDESFRAWASEALEKAKLRDKSDLEAWCAQCLHYMPIEDAGPEVYAKISSRIEALETEHDLPGNRTFYLALPPRIFAPTIEALGNAGLNKSAGYTRLVIEKPFGKDLNSAHELNEVLHQHFKESQVYRIDHYLGKETVQNLLVFRFANPVFESLWNRDRVESIEITVAESLGVEKRAGYYDKSGALRDMVQNHLMQLLTLTAMEVPAEFEANAIRDEKVKVLKSIAPLDPEKIIFGQYEEGHVGDEKVPGYLEEEGVPVDSNTPTFVALELQIDSWRWQGVPFYLRTGKRMDERLTKIVVNFRTAPVSLFPKHRKGKISPNRLILTLQPNEGFELGFEVKSPGQEISTLTKRLHFEYGEAFGPLQDGYETLLFDVITNDQTLFVRADEVEMSWGLYDPLLKEEVPIHAYEAGSWGPQEAHFMLAKTGHRWFEK, encoded by the coding sequence ATGTTCGATGAGTATGTCGCGCCACATGTGTTTGTAGTGTTTGGTGCCACCGGCGATTTAATGCAGCGAAAATTGCTGCCGGCTTTGTATCATCTGGCCAATGAAGGCAACCTGGGTGAGCGTTTCAAAATTCTGGGGATCGCCAGAAATGAAATGGATGACGAAAGCTTCCGCGCGTGGGCCAGCGAAGCCCTTGAGAAGGCAAAGCTGAGGGACAAGTCTGATCTTGAGGCATGGTGCGCGCAGTGTTTGCATTACATGCCCATTGAAGATGCTGGGCCCGAAGTATATGCCAAAATATCAAGCCGTATTGAGGCACTTGAGACAGAACATGACCTGCCTGGAAATCGCACCTTCTACCTTGCATTGCCGCCGCGCATTTTTGCTCCGACGATCGAAGCACTGGGTAATGCCGGCCTGAATAAGAGCGCCGGCTATACCCGTCTGGTCATCGAAAAGCCGTTTGGCAAAGACCTGAATTCTGCACATGAGTTGAATGAAGTATTGCACCAGCACTTCAAAGAATCTCAGGTATATCGCATTGATCATTACCTGGGCAAAGAAACTGTTCAGAACCTGCTGGTATTCCGTTTTGCCAATCCTGTCTTCGAGTCGCTCTGGAATCGGGACCGCGTGGAAAGCATTGAAATCACCGTTGCGGAGTCGCTGGGTGTTGAGAAGCGCGCCGGCTATTACGACAAATCGGGTGCGCTGCGCGATATGGTCCAAAACCATCTAATGCAGCTGCTTACCCTGACGGCGATGGAAGTGCCGGCTGAATTTGAGGCAAATGCCATCCGTGATGAAAAGGTAAAGGTGCTCAAGTCTATTGCACCGCTAGATCCAGAGAAAATCATCTTCGGTCAATATGAGGAGGGGCACGTCGGTGATGAAAAAGTGCCGGGATACCTGGAAGAGGAGGGGGTGCCTGTTGATTCGAACACACCCACATTTGTCGCCCTCGAATTGCAGATAGACAGCTGGCGGTGGCAAGGCGTCCCGTTCTACCTGCGCACAGGCAAGCGAATGGACGAGCGGCTGACAAAAATTGTAGTCAACTTCCGAACTGCACCCGTTTCGCTTTTCCCAAAGCACAGAAAAGGCAAAATTAGTCCGAACCGGTTGATTCTTACGCTGCAGCCCAATGAAGGCTTTGAGCTCGGCTTTGAAGTGAAATCGCCGGGCCAGGAAATTTCTACGCTAACCAAACGCTTGCACTTCGAATATGGTGAAGCTTTTGGCCCGTTGCAGGATGGTTACGAAACGCTCCTTTTTGACGTGATTACCAACGATCAGACACTTTTTGTACGGGCAGATGAGGTGGAAATGTCGTGGGGACTCTATGATCCGTTATTGAAAGAAGAGGTCCCCATCCATGCCTATGAAGCCGGCTCCTGGGGGCCACAGGAAGCCCATTTTATGCTTGCTAAAACAGGGCATCGCTGGTTCGAAAAGTAG